From the Sphingomonas sabuli genome, the window AAGTCAAAACCCCTGCGCCGATTAGTGACGCAGGCGCGCCTCGCCGGGATTTTCGCCCGGCGGAAGCGGCGGTTCGGCGGCATGTTCGTCCGCGTCGGTCCATTCGATCGGAACCATCGGTGCGGTCATCGCATGGGTCAGGACCTCGTCGACGTGACTGACCGGAATGATCTTCAGGCTTTCCTTTACCGCGGCCGGAATTTCCTCCAGGTCCTTTTCATTCTCCGCCGGGATCAGCACCGTGGTGATGCCCCCTCGAAGCGCCGCAAGCAGTTTCTCCTTCAGGCCGCCGATCGGCAGCACGCGCCCGCGAAGCGTAACCTCACCGGTCATCGCCACGTCGCGGCGCACCGGAATGCCGGTCAGCGTCGAGATCATCGCCGTGACCATGCCGATGCCCGCCGACGGCCCGTCCTTGGGCACCGCGCCTTCGGGCAAGTGGACGTGGATGTTCTTGCGGCCGAACAGGCTCGGCTTGACCCCGAACGAGGGCGAGCGCGCCTTGACGAAGCTCATCGCCGCCTGAACGGATTCCTTCATCACGTCGCCCAGCTTGCCGGTCGTCTTGATCTCGCCCTTCCCGGGCACGGTGACCGCTTCGATGGTCAGCAATTCGCCGCCGACCTCGGTCCAGGCCAGGCCGGTGACCGCGCCGATCTGGTCCTCTTCCTCGCCGACGCCATAGCGGTAGCGGCGGACGCCAAGGAATTCGGCAATGTTGTCCGCGGTCAGCTCGACCGTCGTGGTCTTGCCCTCGAGAATGCGGCGCAGGGACTTGCGCGCCACCTTGGCGAGTTCGCGTTCCAGCGTACGGACGCCGGCTTCGCGGGTGTAATTTTGAATCATCGCCCGCAGGCCGTCGTCGCGGAACTTCAGCTCCTCCGCGGTGACGCCATGCGCTTCCATCTGCTTGGGGATGAGGTGGCGCTTGGCGATCTCCACCTTTTCGTCCTCGGTGTAACCCTCCAGCCGGATGATCTCCATGCGGTCGAGCAACGGCTGCGGCATGTCGAGCGAATTGGCGGTGGTGACGAACATCACGTCGCTAAGGTCGTAATCCAGCTCCAGATAATGATCCTGGAAACGGGTGTTCTGTTCGGGGTCGAGCACTTCCAGCAAAGCCGAGCTGGGATCGCCGCGGAAATCCTGGCCAAGCTTGTCGATCTCGTCGAGCAGGAACAGCGGGTTGGTAGTTCCGGCCTTGCGGATGTTGGAAATGATCTTGCCCGGTAGCGAACCGATGTAGGTGCGGCGGTGGCCGCGGATTTCGGCTTCGTCGCGCACGCCGCCGAGCGACTGGCGAACGAATTCGCGACCCGTCGCGCGGGCGATCGACCGGCCCAGCGACGTCTTGCCGACGCCGGGCGGACCGACGAGGCACAGGATCGGGCCCTTCAGCTTGTTGGTGCGGGCCTGGACCGCGAGATATTCGACGATCCGGTCCTTGACCTTTTCCAGCCCGTAATGATCCTCGTCGAGCACCGCCTGCGCTTCGGCGATATCTTTCTTCACCTTGGATTTTTTGCCCCACGGCAGGCCCAACAGCACGTCGAGGTAATTGCGCGCGACGGTCGCTTCGGCCGACATCGGGGCCATTGCCTTGAGCTTTTTCAGCTCGGCGGTGGCGCGGGTGCGAGCTTCCTTCGACAGCTTGGTCTTGCGGATCTTGGCAGCCAGCTCCTGCAGCTCGTCGCCGCCT encodes:
- the lon gene encoding endopeptidase La, translating into MTRTLPLLPLRDIVVFPERIVPLFVGREKSVAALEAAMAEDKQLFLVAQLDPAEDDPSRDDLYDLGVIATAMQLLKLPDGTVRVLVEGARRARLVGLEESDGFVSATVEEVDEEEATGPEAQALMRSVVEQFENYAKLNKRLPPETGIQLAELESPSVLADAVAANLSVKVADKQAILGELNPARRLEMVFAFMEGELGVLQVEKKIRSRVKRQMEKTQREYYLNEQLKAIQRELGNEGEEGGDELQELAAKIRKTKLSKEARTRATAELKKLKAMAPMSAEATVARNYLDVLLGLPWGKKSKVKKDIAEAQAVLDEDHYGLEKVKDRIVEYLAVQARTNKLKGPILCLVGPPGVGKTSLGRSIARATGREFVRQSLGGVRDEAEIRGHRRTYIGSLPGKIISNIRKAGTTNPLFLLDEIDKLGQDFRGDPSSALLEVLDPEQNTRFQDHYLELDYDLSDVMFVTTANSLDMPQPLLDRMEIIRLEGYTEDEKVEIAKRHLIPKQMEAHGVTAEELKFRDDGLRAMIQNYTREAGVRTLERELAKVARKSLRRILEGKTTTVELTADNIAEFLGVRRYRYGVGEEEDQIGAVTGLAWTEVGGELLTIEAVTVPGKGEIKTTGKLGDVMKESVQAAMSFVKARSPSFGVKPSLFGRKNIHVHLPEGAVPKDGPSAGIGMVTAMISTLTGIPVRRDVAMTGEVTLRGRVLPIGGLKEKLLAALRGGITTVLIPAENEKDLEEIPAAVKESLKIIPVSHVDEVLTHAMTAPMVPIEWTDADEHAAEPPLPPGENPGEARLRH